The genome window ATCCATCAGCTGATCACGCGCCAGGACGACATCCTCGACCTGCTGGAAGACGCGGCGCAAACCGTTTCGCTGTACGACCTGAAAGCCGTCACGCCGGAAGCCAAGCGCCTGGCCGAACTGGTGCTGGCCTGTACCGAAAAAGTGCGCGACGCCGTCGCCATGCTGCACAACATGGATAACTCGCGCAAGATCGTCGCCATCTGCGAAGAGATCGACCGCCTGGAATCGGACGCCGATCACGTGATGCGCGCCGCCATGTCCAAACTGTTCCGCGACGAACCGGACGTGCGCAACCTGATCAAGCTGAAAGCGATCTACGAAATTCTGGAAACCGTGACCGACCGTTGCGAAGATGTGTCCAATATTATCGAAGGCATCATCGTCGAAAACGCGTAAGCGTTGGGCCCGTCCTGAACCAGAATCAGAAAAGAAACTACAATGACCATACAAATCAGCATCTACGTGCTAGGCCTGTTGATCGCCCTCGCGCTGCTGTTTGACTTCATGAACGGCTTCCACGATGCCGCCAACGCGATCGCCACGGTGGTCTCGACGGGCGTATTGAAACCGCAGACCGCGGTTGCCATGGCCGCCACGTTCAACTTCGTCGCCATCTTCGTGTTCCACCAGCTGACCGTGGCCGCCACGGTGGGAAAAGGAACCATTGACCCGACGGTGATCGACCAGTACGTGATCTTCGGCGCGCTGATGGGCGCCATCTTCTGGAATTTGTTTACCTGGTACTACGGCATTCCATCGTCGTCCTCGCACGCCCTGATCGGCGGCCTGGTGGGCGCCGCCGTCGCCAAGTCGGGCACGGGCGCGCTGGTCGCGGCCGGCCTGTGGAAAACCGTGGCCTTCATCGTCATCGCACCCGTGCTGGGCTTTGTGTTCGGCTCCATCATGATGCTGCTGGTGTCGTGGATCTTCGTGCGCTCCACGCCGCGCAAGGTCGATAAATGGTTCCGCCGTTTGCAACTGGCATCGGCGGCGGCCTACAGCCTGGGCCACGGCGGCAATGATGCGCAAAAGACCATCGGCATCATCTGGATGCTGCTGATCGCCGCCGGCTACTCGAACGTGGCCGACGAGATGCCGCCGCTGTGGGTCATCATCTCGTGCTACACGGCGATCAGCTTCGGTACGCTGTTCGGCGGCTGGCGCATCGTCAAGACCATGGGCCAGAAGATCACCAAGTTGAAACCCGTCGGCGGCTTCTGCGCCGAAACGGGCGGCGCCATCACCCTGTTCGTCTCGACGGCGCTGGGCATTCCCGTGTCGACCACGCACACCATCACGGGCGCCATCGTCGGCGTCGGCTCGGCACAAAAAATGTCGGCCGTGCGCTGGGGTGTCGCGGGTAACATCGTCTGGGCCTGGATCTTCACGATTCCCGCTTCCGCGTTTGTTGCCGCAGTCGCCTGGTGGATTGGTCACCACATCATGTAAGGCGGCCTTGGGCCAACTGGACGCATGTGTGAAAAAGGGAACCAAAAGGTTCCCTTTTTTTATGCCCCGGCCAGTTCCACCGTCAGCCCCTCGCAGGCGAGGAACACTTGCAAGCCATTCAGGCGGCGCGCATAGCGGCCCATCACGTCGGCAAACACGGCTTCGAGCTGCTCGTCGCTGCGGGTCGGCTCGTGGTGGGTGCAGTACAGGCGCCGCGCGCCGCAGCGCAGGGCCAGGTCGAAGGCGGCGTCGAAGGTGCCGTGGCCCCAGCCCTGCTTGGCCGGGTATTCGTCGCGCGTGTACGAGCAATCCATGATCAGCGCATCGACGCCGGCGACGACCGCGTCGATGCCGGCCTGGCGCCGCACATTGCGCTCGGCGCAGGCCGCATGCTCGGCATGGCCCGGCGGATGCAGGTTGTAGAACGGTTCATGGTCGCCGCTGAAAAACAGCGAAGCGCCGCCGCAGTCGATGCGGTAGCCCAGGTTGACCACCGGATGGTTCATTTCCGCGCCGCGCACGCATGCACCTCCCACCTCGACGGTTTCGCCGGGCGCCAGGGTGCGGTATTCGATGCTGGCCGCCATGGCCGCTTCGCTGACGGGAAAATAGCTGCCTTGCAGTTGTACCGCCATCACGTGCTCGATGCCCTGTCCGGCGACGGCATCGTACGCGCCGTGCAGGCGCATGCGGTTGCCGGTCACGAACAGGGGGCTGAACATGGGCAGGCCATGGATGTGGTCCCAGTGGCTGTGCGTGATGAAAACGTGCGCGTCAACCGGCAGGCCGGGCGGCAATTGCTGCGCCAGCGAGAAGATGCCGCTGCCCGCATCGAGAATGATCAGGCTGTCGTTGTCGGTGCGTACTTCGATGCACGTGGTATTGCCGCCATAGCGCGCCGTGCGCGGGCCGGGGGAGGGTATGGAGCCGCGCACGCCCCTGAACGTGAATTTCATTCAGTACCTTGTTACGGTGTAATTATTGTTGATTCTATTCTAATTAATGGAATTGGCGGCAACATTTATGTATGTTGCAATACGGAAAGTTATTTCGTTTTGTTGCAACTAAGTAATGTACAGTGCGCTGGGTGACCGTTACACTGGCGCTTGCCGACTTCCCTTTTTTTGCTTGCCCATTACCTGATTGCCATCAACATGCCTCAGTTGCACCCTGAGAAAATCGCCCACAGACTGGAGCAATTGACCGAACTCAGTGTCGCGCTCGGCCATGGCCTCGGTGGCCAGGGGCGCGATATCGGGCCGCTGTTGCAGCGCATCGTGCTGCTGGCAAAAAGCATGAGCGGTGCCGATGGCGCCACCCTGTACCGGCCCATGGCCGAGGGTCGCCAACTGGCGTTCGACATCAGCGTCAATGACAGCCTGGGCATCGCGCAGGGGGGCGACATGGGCTTGCCGGGCGTGCCCCTGTTCGATGGCGCGGGCCAGCCCAACCTGGCCTCGGTGGCCGCGTATGCGGCGAACATGCGCCGCAGCGTGAATATCGCCGATGTCTACCGCGACGAGGGCTTCAATTTTTCCGGCATGCGCGACTTTGACCGTCACCATGGCTACCACACGCAATCGATCCTGACGGTGCCCATGAGTGACCACGAGGGCGATCTGATCGGCGTGCTGCAGTTGGTCAATGCCAAGGATGGCGACACAGGCCAGGTGCGCGCCTTTTCCTCCACCGACCAGCGCTTCATCGAGGCGCTGGCTGCGCAGGCGGGCGTGGCGCTGACGAATCAGCTGCTCATTTCACAACTGGAAGAGCTGCTCGAATCGCTGGTTACCCTGATCAATATCGGCATCGATGAAAAGTCGCCGTACACGGGGCGCCATTGCCAGTTCGTGCCCGAGCTGACGATGCTGCTGGCCGACGCCGCGCACGCCACGCAAACGGGGCCGCTGGCCGATTTCCGGCTCAGCGACAACGAGCGCAAGCAGCTGTGGCTGGCCGGCCTGCTGCACGATTGCGGCAAGATCACCACGCCCGTGCACGTGGTCGACAAGGCCACCAAGCTGGAAACGATTTTCGACCGCATCGCCCTGATCGACACGCGCTACGAAGTGCTGCTGCGCGACGCCGAGATCGCCGCCCTGCGCCAGCAGGCGGCGCAGCCGGAACGCAAGGATGCGATCGCCCGCGCGCTGGCGCAGGAGCAGGCCGCGCTGCGCGAAGAGCGCGACTTCATCCGCACGGTGAACATCGGCGGCGAGAGCATGGCGCCAGCCGACCAGGAAAGAGTGCGGCGGATCGCCAGACGGCGCTGGCGCGCGGCCGACGGCGAACTGCGCGATTTTCTCGACGCCGACGAGACGGAAAACCTGACCATCCGCGCCGGCACCCTGACGGCGGCCGAGCGGGCCATCGTCAACAACCATATCAGCGTCTCGATCCGCATGCTCGAAGCGCTGCCGTGGCCCAAGCACCTGCAGAAGGTGCCCGAATATGCGGGTGGCCATCACGAGCGCATGGATGGCAAGGGCTATCCGCGCGGGCTGACGAAAGAGCAGATGTCGGTGCCGGCGCGCCTGATGGCGATCGCCGACATTTTCGAGGCGCTGACCGCGCGCGACCGTCCCTATAAAAAGGGCAAGTCGCTGTCCGAGTCGCTGCGCATCCTCGGCAATTTCAGCCTGAACGGGCATATCGACCCGGAACTGTTCGACGTTTTCATCCGCAGCAAAGTCTATCTGACCTTCGCTGAAAAGCACATGCATCCGAGCCAGATCGATGCCGTCGACGAGGCGGCCATTCCCGGTTACGTGCCCTGATGCGCTGGCTTGCGGTCATGAAAAAGCATGGCGCGCGGCTGCTGCTGGGCGCGCTGTTGACGCTGCTGGCCGCCTGCGCCAGCATCGGCCTGTTCGGCGTCGATACCTTGGGCCGGCTGGACGCCATGCTGGGCGACATGCGCATGCGTGCCGAAGCGCCGCAGCTCGACAAGCGCATCGTGATCGTCGATATCGATGAAAAAAGCCTGAACCAGATCGGCCGCTATCCGTGGGGCCGCGACGTGCAGGCGCGGCTGGTGACGCAATTGACGGGCCACTATGGCGTGGCCGCGGTCGGCTTCGATATCTCGTTTCCCGAACCCGACAGCAGTTCCGGCTATGGCGTGCTGGCCGACCTGGCCAAGGGCGAACTGGCTGGCGTGCCGGGCTTCAGCGAGCAGCTGGAACGCCTGAAACCGCGGATGGATTACGACGCCCTGTTTGCCGAGGCGATGCGCGGCCAGCCGGTGGTGCTGGGCTATAGCGTGTCGGAGCGGCAAAAGAAAGGCGTGCTGCCCAAGCCTGCCTTTACGCTAGCCGACCTGAATGGGCGCACGGTGACGGCGTTTACGTCGCCCGGCTATGAAGCCAACCTGGCGCAGCTGCAACAGGCGGCGCAAGGGGCCGGCATCTTCACGGCCCTGACCGACAGCGACGGCGTGCTGCGCTCATCGACCCTGCTGCAGCGCATCGGCGACGCGTATTACCCGTCGCTGTCGCTGGCCACGGCCAGCGTGTACCTGAAAGCGCGCGCGATCGCGCCCGTGTTCGGCCAGACCGCCGACAAGTTGTCCGAGGCCGAGCGCGAGCACGGCGGCCTGGACCGCATCGCCGTCTTTACGCCGCGCGGACGCCTCGATATCCCGGTCGGCGAAGCCTTGACCACCACCATCGAGTTTCGCGGCAAGGGCGGCCCGGACGGCGGCGCCTTCCGCTATGTGTCGGCGGCCGACGTGCTGATGGGGGCGGTGCCGACGGACGTGCTGCACGGCGCCATCGTGCTGGTGGGCACCACAGCCGCCGGCCTGAACGATATTCGCGCCACGCCCGTCAATGCCGAGTTTCCCGGTGTGGAAGTGCACGCCAACCTGATCAAATCCATCCTTGACGGCCATTTCAAGTCGCGACCCGACTATGCGCTGGCGATCGAGTTCGGCCAGGTGGTGCTGGTGGGCTTGCTGCTCGGCGGCGCACTGGCGCTGGCCGCGCCGGCGACGGCCGTCTTGCTGGCCGGCGCGGCGCTGGCTGGCGCGCTGGGCCTGAACTGGTGCTTGTATCACCACTTCGACGCGGCGCTCGATGTCGCCGTGTTGCTGCTGTTGATTGCGGCGCTGTTCGTCGCCAATCTGGCCTGGGGCTATTTTTTCGAGGTGCGCAAGGGCAGGGCGCTGGTGTCGCGCTTCGGCCAGTACGTGGCGCCGGAACTGGTGGCGCAGATGGCCGACAATCCCGACCGCTACAGCATGGATGGCGAAAGCCGCGAGCTGACGGTGCTGTTTGCCGACGTGCGCGGCTTTACGGCCATTTCGGAACAGATGACGCCGCAGCAGTTGCGCGAATATATCAACCTGTACCTGACGGCCATGTCGGAAGACATCCGCGACAGCCACGGCGGCACGCTGGACAAATATATCGGCGACGCCGTGATGGCGTTCTGGGGCGCGCCGGTGGCGTTTCCCGACCATGCGGGCCGTGCCGTGGCCAGCGCCCTGCTGATGCAGCGCAGCGCAGGTCGATTGAACCAGCAATTCCAGGCGCGCGGCTGGCCGCCGCTGCGGATCGGCATCGGCATCAACAGCGGCTTGATGCATGTGGGCGACATGGGCTCGCGCATCCGCCGCGCGTATACCGTGATGGGCGACGCCGTCAACCTGGCCGCGCGCCTGGAAGGCATGACCAAGGTGTATGGCGTGGGCATCGCCGTGAGCGATTTTACGCGTGCGCAGGCGCCGCAATTCGCCTACCGCGAACTGGACCGCGTGCGGGTCAAGGGCAAGACCGAAGCGGTGGCGATTTTCGAGCCGCGCTGCCTGCTGGCCGAAGCCGATGCCGGTGAACTGGCGCTGCTGGCGCGTTGGTCGCGCGTGCTGGAACTGTGGCGTGCGCGCGACTGGGATGGCGCAGAGGCAATTTTGTCGGAATTGCCAGATGATGGGCTGCGCCGGCTGTACGCCGGACGCCTGCGCCAGTATCGTGAAACGCCGCCTGGCGAAGACTGGGATGGTGTGACCAACTTCCAGACCAAGTAACCGTCGCCAGCAGAGAAATTTCTGACTGGAAATCAAAATCCGTCTACACTTTGCTTTTCATTAATTGATGGCCCAGCCGCGCCTGGCTGGCCATGCAACCACAAGAACTCTCACACATGAATTATCGTCTGGTGCGCCTGCTTGCAGGTTCCGCGCTGTTGTTCTGCGCGGCATGCGCAAACGCCCAAACCCCCGCCGCCGACAGTGCCGTCCCGCTGTTTGATATCGCCAGCTACGAAGTCAGCGGCGACACCTTGCTGGGACCGCAACTGGTGCAATCGCTGGTGGCGCCGTTCGCCGGCCGGCAGCGCAACTTTGGCGCCATCCAGCAAGCCGTCGAGGCACTGGAAAACGCCTACCGCGCGCGCGGCTACACCATGGTGCTGGTGGCCTTGCCGGAACAGGAGCTGGCGCATGGCGCCGTGCGCCTGGAAGTGGTGC of Janthinobacterium sp. PAMC25594 contains these proteins:
- a CDS encoding CHASE2 domain-containing protein; its protein translation is MKKHGARLLLGALLTLLAACASIGLFGVDTLGRLDAMLGDMRMRAEAPQLDKRIVIVDIDEKSLNQIGRYPWGRDVQARLVTQLTGHYGVAAVGFDISFPEPDSSSGYGVLADLAKGELAGVPGFSEQLERLKPRMDYDALFAEAMRGQPVVLGYSVSERQKKGVLPKPAFTLADLNGRTVTAFTSPGYEANLAQLQQAAQGAGIFTALTDSDGVLRSSTLLQRIGDAYYPSLSLATASVYLKARAIAPVFGQTADKLSEAEREHGGLDRIAVFTPRGRLDIPVGEALTTTIEFRGKGGPDGGAFRYVSAADVLMGAVPTDVLHGAIVLVGTTAAGLNDIRATPVNAEFPGVEVHANLIKSILDGHFKSRPDYALAIEFGQVVLVGLLLGGALALAAPATAVLLAGAALAGALGLNWCLYHHFDAALDVAVLLLLIAALFVANLAWGYFFEVRKGRALVSRFGQYVAPELVAQMADNPDRYSMDGESRELTVLFADVRGFTAISEQMTPQQLREYINLYLTAMSEDIRDSHGGTLDKYIGDAVMAFWGAPVAFPDHAGRAVASALLMQRSAGRLNQQFQARGWPPLRIGIGINSGLMHVGDMGSRIRRAYTVMGDAVNLAARLEGMTKVYGVGIAVSDFTRAQAPQFAYRELDRVRVKGKTEAVAIFEPRCLLAEADAGELALLARWSRVLELWRARDWDGAEAILSELPDDGLRRLYAGRLRQYRETPPGEDWDGVTNFQTK
- a CDS encoding MBL fold metallo-hydrolase, whose product is MKFTFRGVRGSIPSPGPRTARYGGNTTCIEVRTDNDSLIILDAGSGIFSLAQQLPPGLPVDAHVFITHSHWDHIHGLPMFSPLFVTGNRMRLHGAYDAVAGQGIEHVMAVQLQGSYFPVSEAAMAASIEYRTLAPGETVEVGGACVRGAEMNHPVVNLGYRIDCGGASLFFSGDHEPFYNLHPPGHAEHAACAERNVRRQAGIDAVVAGVDALIMDCSYTRDEYPAKQGWGHGTFDAAFDLALRCGARRLYCTHHEPTRSDEQLEAVFADVMGRYARRLNGLQVFLACEGLTVELAGA
- a CDS encoding inorganic phosphate transporter; translation: MTIQISIYVLGLLIALALLFDFMNGFHDAANAIATVVSTGVLKPQTAVAMAATFNFVAIFVFHQLTVAATVGKGTIDPTVIDQYVIFGALMGAIFWNLFTWYYGIPSSSSHALIGGLVGAAVAKSGTGALVAAGLWKTVAFIVIAPVLGFVFGSIMMLLVSWIFVRSTPRKVDKWFRRLQLASAAAYSLGHGGNDAQKTIGIIWMLLIAAGYSNVADEMPPLWVIISCYTAISFGTLFGGWRIVKTMGQKITKLKPVGGFCAETGGAITLFVSTALGIPVSTTHTITGAIVGVGSAQKMSAVRWGVAGNIVWAWIFTIPASAFVAAVAWWIGHHIM
- a CDS encoding HD family phosphohydrolase is translated as MPQLHPEKIAHRLEQLTELSVALGHGLGGQGRDIGPLLQRIVLLAKSMSGADGATLYRPMAEGRQLAFDISVNDSLGIAQGGDMGLPGVPLFDGAGQPNLASVAAYAANMRRSVNIADVYRDEGFNFSGMRDFDRHHGYHTQSILTVPMSDHEGDLIGVLQLVNAKDGDTGQVRAFSSTDQRFIEALAAQAGVALTNQLLISQLEELLESLVTLINIGIDEKSPYTGRHCQFVPELTMLLADAAHATQTGPLADFRLSDNERKQLWLAGLLHDCGKITTPVHVVDKATKLETIFDRIALIDTRYEVLLRDAEIAALRQQAAQPERKDAIARALAQEQAALREERDFIRTVNIGGESMAPADQERVRRIARRRWRAADGELRDFLDADETENLTIRAGTLTAAERAIVNNHISVSIRMLEALPWPKHLQKVPEYAGGHHERMDGKGYPRGLTKEQMSVPARLMAIADIFEALTARDRPYKKGKSLSESLRILGNFSLNGHIDPELFDVFIRSKVYLTFAEKHMHPSQIDAVDEAAIPGYVP
- a CDS encoding DUF47 domain-containing protein, whose product is MFGRLMPTEGKFFELFNQHAELCVKGAKEMLGLMTNFDDLENRVHAIESIEKQADKVTYATVEMLHKTFITPIDRDDIHQLITRQDDILDLLEDAAQTVSLYDLKAVTPEAKRLAELVLACTEKVRDAVAMLHNMDNSRKIVAICEEIDRLESDADHVMRAAMSKLFRDEPDVRNLIKLKAIYEILETVTDRCEDVSNIIEGIIVENA